One part of the Tunicatimonas pelagia genome encodes these proteins:
- a CDS encoding App1 family protein: MKDDHSDKNSLLKFLSKADDILDQKKFAFKKRFNLIDPVAIQPYRGFGNSEQITISGRVLEDEGIGESLKTDTKWRNMVSMYKRFNSDEIPFARLRATFQGQEQEVQSDGEGYFHLNFPVDSTKLAPNELWHPVQLELMDQIVEKQPEKVKATGEVLIPDAKTEFGVISDVDDTILISEVNQLFRVIKLSLTENALTRSPFEGAAAFYRALARGQSGNRHNPFFYVSSSPWNLYDVLADFFEVNRIPKGPIMLRDIGIDPRKFIKESHHEHKPVKIRSVLDTYPQLKFILIGDSGQHDPEIYKQVVKEYPGRISAIYIRDVTKTGRDTEIDIITEELTNHGVEMLRCADTAAAARHAVEKDFIPTSVLTNIKQEKEKDHSR, encoded by the coding sequence ATGAAAGATGACCATAGCGATAAAAATTCACTTCTGAAGTTTCTGAGTAAAGCGGATGACATACTAGACCAAAAGAAGTTTGCCTTTAAAAAGCGGTTTAATCTGATTGATCCCGTAGCCATTCAACCCTACCGAGGCTTTGGTAATTCGGAGCAGATAACTATTAGTGGCCGGGTCTTAGAAGATGAAGGAATTGGTGAGTCGCTTAAGACCGATACCAAGTGGCGTAACATGGTCTCTATGTACAAACGTTTCAATAGCGATGAAATTCCGTTTGCTCGTTTACGGGCTACCTTTCAAGGGCAAGAGCAGGAGGTGCAGTCTGATGGTGAAGGCTATTTTCACCTAAATTTTCCGGTAGATAGCACCAAGCTTGCGCCCAACGAACTTTGGCATCCGGTGCAGTTGGAGTTGATGGATCAGATTGTGGAGAAGCAACCGGAAAAAGTAAAAGCCACGGGCGAGGTGCTAATTCCTGATGCCAAAACAGAGTTTGGCGTAATATCCGACGTAGACGATACTATTCTAATATCGGAAGTAAACCAGCTTTTTCGGGTAATTAAACTTTCTTTAACCGAAAATGCATTGACCCGCTCGCCATTTGAGGGAGCTGCTGCCTTTTATCGGGCACTAGCCAGGGGGCAAAGTGGCAACCGTCACAACCCGTTTTTTTACGTATCTAGCAGCCCTTGGAACCTGTACGATGTGTTGGCAGATTTCTTCGAGGTGAATCGTATTCCGAAGGGGCCGATCATGCTACGCGATATTGGTATTGACCCTCGTAAATTCATTAAAGAATCACACCACGAGCATAAGCCCGTCAAAATTCGGAGTGTTCTGGATACGTATCCTCAACTAAAGTTCATTCTAATTGGCGATAGCGGCCAGCACGATCCGGAAATATATAAACAGGTAGTAAAGGAGTATCCAGGCCGAATTTCAGCCATCTATATTCGGGATGTAACCAAAACTGGTCGTGATACCGAGATTGATATTATTACTGAAGAATTGACTAATCACGGAGTTGAAATGCTGCGCTGTGCTGATACTGCCGCTGCGGCTCGCCACGCCGTAGAAAAAGATTTTATTCCCACTTCGGTACTTACCAATATTAAGCAGGAAAAAGAAAAAGATCACTCAAGGTGA
- a CDS encoding sugar kinase yields the protein MSRVVCFGEVLLRLSPLNGHERIAQTNELKVEYSGAEANVAASLSLMGHQVKFITKLPSHVLGNAAIRAVREYGVNMNGVARGGKRIGTYFIEHGSTIRPTRIIYDREHSAIADSEPKDFDWPELLQEQAWFVSTGITPALSPNCAKACSEALITAKELGVTTAFDLNFRRSLWSLEEGRAVLQPMLEHVDVLFSNIGSSADVLDIHPTKRGESWEDLVASTWETAEKLMEHRKFKWIALTVRAHHSATENDWAGILYDGTHRYESRKYRFQIVDRLGGGDAFMAGIIHGISQNWDGQKTVEFAAAASALKHTIPGDVNISSEEEILEVAEGNTSGRVKR from the coding sequence ATGAGTCGTGTAGTTTGTTTCGGCGAGGTTCTGCTTCGCCTTTCCCCTCTCAACGGCCACGAGCGAATTGCCCAAACCAATGAGCTGAAAGTAGAGTATTCGGGTGCGGAGGCCAACGTGGCGGCTTCGCTATCGCTGATGGGGCATCAAGTTAAGTTTATTACCAAGCTACCGTCGCACGTACTGGGCAATGCGGCTATTCGGGCCGTTCGGGAGTATGGAGTAAATATGAATGGAGTAGCCCGAGGCGGTAAGCGCATTGGCACATACTTTATTGAGCACGGCTCAACCATCCGACCTACCCGAATTATTTACGACCGAGAGCACTCCGCCATCGCCGATTCTGAACCGAAAGATTTTGACTGGCCCGAGCTTTTACAAGAACAAGCGTGGTTTGTTTCCACCGGTATTACTCCGGCTCTCTCCCCTAATTGTGCGAAAGCCTGTTCCGAAGCATTGATTACCGCCAAAGAGTTAGGTGTGACTACGGCCTTTGATTTGAATTTTCGGCGTAGCCTGTGGTCATTGGAAGAAGGTAGAGCAGTTTTGCAGCCGATGCTGGAACACGTAGATGTGCTATTTAGTAATATTGGTTCGTCGGCCGATGTGTTGGACATTCACCCGACTAAGCGCGGTGAAAGTTGGGAAGATTTAGTTGCTTCAACCTGGGAGACAGCGGAGAAATTAATGGAACACCGGAAATTTAAATGGATTGCCCTGACCGTACGAGCCCATCATTCGGCTACGGAAAACGATTGGGCTGGCATTCTTTACGATGGTACCCATCGCTATGAAAGTCGTAAGTATCGATTTCAAATTGTTGATCGTTTGGGAGGGGGGGATGCCTTTATGGCCGGAATTATTCACGGAATTAGCCAAAACTGGGACGGGCAAAAAACAGTGGAATTTGCGGCGGCAGCCTCCGCCCTCAAACATACTATTCCGGGCGATGTTAACATCTCCAGTGAGGAAGAGATTTTAGAAGTAGCCGAAGGAAATACATCGGGAAGAGTGAAACGGTAG
- a CDS encoding M16 family metallopeptidase yields the protein MFNRQTMGVLSVIFAWVLTTGYAQEVAMTSDLELSNEIPTTDKVKIGKLDNGLTYYIRQNSRPENRVELRLAVNAGSILENDKQLGLAHFLEHMAFNGTENFEKNELVSILQSAGVRFGAHLNAYTSFDETVYMLRLPTVDTTLEKGLQILEDWAGGLSLDGEEIDKERGVVIEEWRIGQGAQQRMRDEYFPKLLYGSRYAERLPIGTKEVLENFDYATLESFYQDWYRPDLMSVIVVGDIDPQQMEQEITERFGDLENPAQARERQLYDIPYHNDTKVSVVTDPEATFNQIILFYKDKEMPEEQETIRDFRESSVHSLFTGMLNERLAELTREADPPFMNASAYHGTVLRTKEAYQLFAIVPENGIERGMKTLLEQNEKVRQYGFTQTELDRYKKQILTRYEKAYNEREKTESERYAAEYIRNFLQDEPIPGIEFEYEFMKEYLPGITLEEVNKLAEEWINNENRVAVVMAPEKDGVSVPSEEEVRTILQEMENAEVTAYEDEAVASSLMETMPEAGSITEENVLDKIGTTELTLSNGVKVVLKPTDFKDDEILMTASSPGGHSVYDLEKYYSAVNSDGLVAQSGVKDLSATALDKYLADKNASVSPFIGTLTEGFSGNSTPKDVETLLQLTHLYFTTPRQDQEAFQSFISRNKAIYANLLSDPRYYYQDKLSRILSQDNPRGGGFPTQEDWEKVEFEEAYAAYNDRFADASDFTFFFVGKFDVEEMKPMVAQYLGSLPATNREESWKDLGIRPPSGVVEEKVYKGTDPKSMVNITFTGELDYNREEAFELNALVQALNIKLIEEIREKKSGVYGIGARANPSKYPYEHYSITVSFPCAPENVEDLSEAVFTEIKKMQENGPMEKDLQKVKETQRRDMETNLKENRYWLRTLQQAYFRDQNPEKVLDYEEAIDSLTAEGLKETANKYFNFDSYIKVALFPEEGTSSDDAPSDDAASESTEKKPAGSGQ from the coding sequence ATGTTCAACAGACAAACAATGGGAGTATTGTCGGTTATTTTCGCTTGGGTACTCACTACGGGGTACGCACAGGAAGTAGCAATGACTAGCGACCTGGAACTTTCTAACGAAATTCCAACCACCGATAAGGTGAAAATTGGTAAGCTAGACAATGGCTTAACCTACTACATCCGACAAAATAGCCGTCCCGAAAATCGGGTGGAACTGCGTTTAGCCGTAAACGCCGGGTCTATTCTGGAAAATGATAAACAACTGGGGCTAGCGCACTTCTTAGAGCATATGGCCTTTAACGGTACCGAGAATTTTGAAAAAAACGAACTAGTAAGTATTCTTCAGTCTGCCGGAGTTCGCTTTGGGGCGCACCTGAACGCCTACACCAGCTTTGATGAAACCGTTTATATGTTGCGGCTACCTACCGTCGATACTACCTTAGAAAAAGGGCTACAGATTCTAGAAGACTGGGCCGGAGGGCTGAGTCTCGATGGGGAAGAAATTGATAAAGAACGCGGAGTAGTTATTGAAGAGTGGCGAATTGGACAAGGTGCTCAGCAGCGAATGCGGGATGAGTATTTTCCTAAGCTGCTCTACGGTTCGCGCTACGCCGAGCGATTGCCAATTGGAACCAAAGAGGTGCTAGAAAACTTCGACTACGCTACCTTAGAAAGCTTCTACCAAGACTGGTATCGTCCTGATCTGATGTCAGTAATTGTGGTGGGCGATATTGACCCGCAGCAAATGGAGCAGGAGATAACGGAGCGTTTTGGTGATTTAGAAAACCCGGCTCAGGCTAGAGAGCGCCAACTGTACGACATACCGTACCACAATGACACCAAAGTATCGGTAGTAACCGATCCGGAGGCTACCTTCAACCAAATTATTCTTTTTTATAAGGATAAAGAAATGCCTGAAGAGCAGGAGACGATCCGGGATTTTCGGGAGTCATCCGTGCATAGTCTGTTTACTGGAATGCTTAACGAACGCTTGGCCGAGCTAACCCGCGAAGCCGATCCGCCTTTTATGAATGCCAGTGCCTATCACGGTACCGTACTGCGAACTAAAGAAGCGTATCAGTTATTCGCCATTGTGCCGGAAAATGGCATTGAGCGTGGTATGAAAACATTGCTGGAACAAAACGAGAAAGTGCGCCAGTACGGATTCACCCAAACTGAACTGGATCGATACAAGAAGCAAATTCTCACTCGCTACGAGAAAGCCTACAATGAGCGGGAGAAAACCGAATCGGAACGCTACGCGGCCGAGTACATCCGAAACTTCTTACAAGATGAGCCGATTCCCGGTATTGAATTCGAGTACGAGTTTATGAAAGAATATCTACCGGGCATCACGTTAGAGGAGGTAAATAAGCTGGCTGAAGAGTGGATAAATAATGAAAACCGAGTAGCTGTGGTAATGGCTCCGGAAAAAGATGGCGTAAGCGTTCCTTCGGAAGAAGAAGTACGCACCATTCTTCAGGAAATGGAAAATGCGGAAGTAACGGCTTACGAAGATGAGGCGGTGGCCAGCTCACTCATGGAAACTATGCCCGAAGCAGGAAGTATTACCGAAGAGAACGTGCTCGACAAAATTGGTACTACCGAACTTACGCTTTCTAACGGAGTGAAAGTGGTGCTAAAACCTACCGATTTTAAAGATGATGAGATTCTGATGACTGCCTCTAGTCCCGGAGGTCATTCGGTATATGACCTGGAAAAGTACTACTCAGCGGTAAATTCCGATGGGTTGGTAGCCCAAAGTGGAGTGAAAGATCTTTCCGCTACCGCACTAGATAAGTACTTGGCTGATAAAAACGCTAGTGTTTCGCCGTTTATCGGAACATTAACCGAAGGTTTTTCGGGTAATAGTACTCCCAAAGATGTTGAAACCCTGCTTCAGCTTACGCACTTGTACTTTACTACTCCTCGTCAAGATCAGGAAGCTTTTCAGTCGTTCATCTCCCGTAATAAAGCAATTTATGCGAACCTGCTATCCGACCCACGTTACTACTACCAAGATAAGTTATCGCGAATTCTGTCGCAGGATAATCCTCGGGGTGGGGGATTTCCTACCCAAGAAGATTGGGAAAAAGTAGAGTTTGAAGAAGCCTACGCAGCCTACAATGATCGCTTTGCCGATGCTAGTGATTTTACTTTTTTCTTTGTGGGTAAGTTTGATGTAGAAGAAATGAAGCCAATGGTTGCTCAGTATCTGGGCAGCTTACCGGCTACCAATCGGGAAGAGAGCTGGAAAGATTTGGGCATTCGCCCTCCTTCGGGAGTAGTAGAAGAAAAAGTGTACAAAGGCACCGATCCCAAAAGCATGGTGAATATTACTTTTACTGGCGAGCTTGACTACAATCGAGAGGAGGCCTTTGAACTGAATGCCTTAGTGCAAGCCCTAAATATTAAACTAATTGAAGAGATACGGGAGAAGAAGAGTGGGGTGTACGGCATTGGAGCGAGAGCCAATCCTTCTAAATATCCCTACGAGCATTATTCAATTACAGTGAGCTTCCCTTGTGCTCCGGAAAACGTAGAAGACCTGTCGGAAGCCGTATTTACCGAGATCAAGAAGATGCAGGAAAACGGTCCAATGGAGAAAGATTTGCAGAAAGTGAAAGAAACTCAACGGCGGGATATGGAAACTAATCTTAAAGAAAATCGCTACTGGTTACGAACACTTCAGCAAGCGTATTTTCGTGATCAGAATCCCGAAAAAGTGCTAGATTACGAGGAAGCAATCGATAGCTTAACTGCTGAAGGTTTGAAAGAGACGGCTAACAAGTACTTCAACTTCGATAGCTATATAAAAGTAGCCTTATTCCCGGAAGAAGGCACCTCATCGGATGATGCCCCATCGGATGATGCTGCTAGCGAAAGCACGGAGAAGAAGCCCGCTGGCTCCGGTCAGTAA
- a CDS encoding VPS10 domain-containing protein — protein MLRTTASLSFLVLLLSLLPEPSKAQQYDPEKFQNLVIRNVGPANMSGRITAIDVVRDDPKTIYVGAASGGVWKSENGGTAWTSVFDDAPTQNVGAVAVQPDNPNVVWVGTGEGNPRNSMNLGQGLFRSRDAGKSWELVGLEKTKTIHRILIDPSDSNVIYVGAMGDPFSPNEHRGVYKTTDGGQTWNKTLFTNNQSGVGDMVMDPRNPQKIFAAMYEHRRTPYSFTSGGLGSGLFVTMDGGDTWQQLSEENGLPAGELGRIGVAIAPSNPNRVYAKVEAQKNALYRSEDGGFTWEMINDNPKFTNNRPFYFQELSVDPADENRLYNIYQPLSVSYDGGESFDPVPMIPADETKGIHADFHAFWIDLNDPEFFIIGGDGGLGITHDHGKSWYFPETIPVAQFYHIAVDNEMPYNVYGGMQDNGNWSGPGYVWKRGGIRTLYWQYLVGGDGFYISPDSANARFGYGTSQNGDLYRYDKLTGYYQSIKPTAPDLETRLRFNWNAGFARDPQDQDVTYYGSQFVHKTTDRGATWEVISPDLTTNNPEQQKQDYGGLTIDASGAEFYNSILTIAPSPLEEKTIWVGTDDGQIQLTRNGGKDWENITANVIGLPEQAWIAQIQASRHDAETAWMVVNNYRQGDYAPYLFMTRDYGETWQQMANANDVRGYALSVIQDPVEPNLVFLGTENGLWISMNEGGSWTQMKNGFPSVSTMDLAIQERESALIIGTFGRAIWVLDDLSTLREAAAQRLNDGLTALPINDVVQVKGLFIAPPGNIWTGFHTTFEGENRPFQKVEIPFFVSEVTDTTQAVARILDVEENEIQSVTSSEVISGLNHLTWKLNEGNAELPGAYVTEETRRIPVLPGDYTIVIDYAGETDTTQLKVIPDPRFEYQSEVDEALYALRKQLDKSVASFTQSLNQLAASDTTAQNVLAQIEESDNQEYGDLKQQSGNIREKIKLLNDLAKGKRSEKQVGAWQSFETTAYSKVSDARQALQARLRMPSPQDKALVQHAEQLVGEFQVEVKKFYQEDWQIYRQMVEQSSLSASLEE, from the coding sequence ATGCTACGAACCACCGCTTCATTATCTTTTTTAGTCTTGCTGTTGTCGTTGCTTCCCGAACCAAGCAAGGCGCAACAGTACGATCCTGAAAAATTTCAGAACTTAGTCATTCGCAACGTAGGTCCCGCCAATATGAGCGGTCGCATTACCGCGATTGATGTAGTGCGAGATGATCCTAAAACAATCTACGTAGGAGCCGCTTCCGGCGGAGTGTGGAAATCAGAAAACGGTGGTACGGCTTGGACGAGTGTTTTTGATGATGCACCTACCCAGAACGTAGGTGCCGTAGCGGTGCAGCCCGATAATCCGAACGTAGTATGGGTGGGTACCGGAGAAGGGAATCCTCGTAATTCCATGAATCTGGGACAGGGACTCTTCCGAAGTCGTGATGCCGGAAAAAGCTGGGAGCTGGTTGGACTGGAAAAAACTAAAACCATTCACCGCATTCTGATTGACCCGAGCGACAGTAACGTAATCTACGTAGGGGCAATGGGCGATCCGTTTAGTCCAAATGAGCATCGGGGAGTGTACAAAACGACCGATGGCGGACAAACCTGGAATAAAACGCTGTTTACCAATAATCAATCAGGAGTAGGGGATATGGTGATGGATCCCCGCAATCCTCAGAAAATATTTGCCGCTATGTACGAACACCGACGGACACCCTACAGCTTTACGTCGGGTGGGCTGGGTTCGGGACTGTTTGTGACGATGGACGGGGGTGATACTTGGCAGCAGCTGAGCGAAGAAAACGGTTTGCCTGCGGGAGAACTGGGGCGGATCGGTGTTGCCATAGCTCCGAGTAATCCTAACCGGGTGTACGCTAAGGTGGAAGCTCAGAAAAATGCGCTCTACCGTAGTGAGGATGGTGGATTCACTTGGGAGATGATCAATGACAATCCCAAATTTACCAATAACCGACCGTTCTACTTTCAGGAATTATCGGTTGACCCGGCCGATGAAAATCGACTGTACAACATCTACCAACCGCTCAGCGTGAGCTACGATGGGGGCGAAAGCTTTGATCCGGTTCCCATGATTCCGGCGGATGAAACCAAGGGCATCCACGCCGATTTTCACGCTTTCTGGATTGACCTTAACGATCCGGAGTTCTTCATTATTGGCGGAGACGGTGGGCTGGGTATTACCCACGACCACGGAAAAAGCTGGTACTTTCCTGAAACCATTCCGGTAGCGCAGTTTTACCATATTGCCGTGGATAATGAGATGCCTTATAATGTGTACGGAGGGATGCAGGACAACGGTAACTGGTCGGGACCGGGCTACGTCTGGAAGCGGGGCGGCATTCGCACGCTTTATTGGCAGTATCTGGTCGGTGGTGATGGTTTTTATATCTCGCCCGATTCGGCTAACGCTCGCTTTGGCTACGGCACCTCTCAAAACGGCGACCTGTACCGCTACGATAAGCTAACGGGCTACTACCAAAGCATTAAACCAACTGCGCCCGATCTGGAAACCCGCTTGCGCTTCAACTGGAATGCCGGATTTGCCCGCGACCCCCAAGATCAGGATGTGACTTACTACGGCAGTCAGTTCGTGCATAAGACAACGGATAGAGGGGCTACTTGGGAAGTCATTTCTCCCGATTTAACGACTAATAATCCCGAGCAGCAGAAGCAAGACTACGGCGGACTAACGATTGATGCTTCTGGAGCTGAATTTTACAATTCTATCCTAACGATTGCCCCTAGTCCGCTGGAAGAAAAAACGATCTGGGTAGGTACCGATGATGGGCAAATACAACTCACTCGTAACGGTGGAAAAGATTGGGAGAACATCACTGCTAACGTGATCGGTTTGCCCGAACAAGCCTGGATTGCTCAGATACAAGCATCTCGCCACGATGCGGAAACCGCCTGGATGGTGGTAAACAATTATCGCCAAGGTGATTACGCCCCGTATCTGTTTATGACGCGTGACTACGGCGAAACCTGGCAGCAAATGGCGAATGCCAACGATGTGAGGGGATACGCTCTGTCGGTGATTCAAGATCCGGTAGAGCCGAACCTCGTATTTCTCGGTACCGAAAACGGACTGTGGATTAGCATGAATGAGGGTGGTAGCTGGACGCAGATGAAAAACGGTTTTCCGTCGGTATCAACCATGGACTTAGCCATTCAGGAGCGAGAATCAGCTCTGATTATTGGAACGTTTGGAAGAGCCATCTGGGTGCTGGATGATTTGTCCACATTACGCGAAGCCGCTGCCCAACGATTGAACGATGGTTTAACTGCGTTACCGATAAACGATGTAGTACAAGTAAAAGGCCTGTTCATCGCTCCGCCCGGCAACATCTGGACAGGTTTTCATACTACCTTTGAGGGCGAAAACCGCCCGTTTCAGAAAGTAGAGATTCCTTTTTTTGTTTCTGAGGTAACAGATACTACACAAGCGGTGGCTAGAATACTGGATGTCGAAGAAAATGAAATTCAGTCAGTTACATCATCAGAAGTGATTTCTGGCTTGAATCATCTTACTTGGAAGTTGAACGAAGGAAACGCTGAGTTACCGGGGGCCTACGTTACCGAAGAAACCCGTCGCATCCCGGTATTACCTGGCGATTATACCATCGTGATTGACTATGCTGGCGAAACTGATACCACCCAATTGAAAGTCATTCCCGATCCGCGCTTCGAGTATCAGTCGGAAGTAGACGAAGCATTGTACGCACTACGAAAACAGTTAGACAAATCTGTGGCCTCCTTTACTCAGTCACTGAATCAACTGGCGGCTAGTGATACAACTGCTCAGAATGTGTTGGCGCAGATTGAAGAATCTGATAATCAGGAATACGGTGATTTAAAGCAGCAGTCGGGAAACATACGGGAGAAGATTAAGTTGCTGAATGACCTAGCGAAGGGTAAACGCTCCGAGAAGCAAGTAGGAGCTTGGCAGTCGTTTGAAACTACCGCGTACTCTAAAGTGTCTGATGCTCGTCAGGCGTTACAAGCTCGTTTGCGAATGCCTTCTCCGCAGGATAAAGCACTAGTACAGCATGCGGAGCAATTAGTGGGTGAATTTCAGGTAGAGGTTAAGAAGTTTTACCAAGAAGATTGGCAAATCTACCGTCAGATGGTTGAGCAGTCATCGTTGAGTGCCTCTTTAGAAGAGTAA
- a CDS encoding SRPBCC family protein has translation MLKINQQKNYHFSATIAVDKPLAEVWELLTDISRWKVWDTELKESYLNEAFALEATGVLIPKKGPKLKFFISELIPGQSYTFNTKMPVGYLVIKRALAYQDQVTYFTDDVQFTGALKHVFGVVLGRGFQASLPEVMENFKQLAEQHKQPTP, from the coding sequence ATGCTCAAAATAAATCAACAGAAGAACTATCATTTTTCTGCTACCATAGCCGTAGATAAACCACTAGCGGAAGTCTGGGAATTGCTCACAGATATTTCTCGCTGGAAAGTTTGGGATACGGAACTTAAAGAATCTTATCTGAACGAAGCGTTCGCGCTGGAGGCAACCGGAGTACTTATTCCCAAGAAAGGCCCGAAGCTGAAGTTTTTTATTTCCGAGCTTATCCCAGGACAATCGTACACCTTCAACACAAAAATGCCCGTGGGCTACTTAGTCATTAAAAGAGCATTAGCGTACCAAGACCAGGTAACATATTTCACTGACGATGTACAGTTTACTGGTGCCCTAAAACACGTTTTTGGAGTGGTGCTGGGACGAGGCTTTCAAGCTTCGTTACCAGAAGTGATGGAAAACTTTAAGCAACTTGCCGAACAGCATAAACAGCCAACCCCATGA
- a CDS encoding Crp/Fnr family transcriptional regulator → MKKTRDVHLKQFVKNYLAIPDTDWHLIADCFRQQQVKRGEVILESGDVCRHLYFLESGLLRYFIVKDGEEKNKFFTVAPYFFTSQYSFNNQAPARETIQAIEDSVIWETTYRENQRLLQLTSWNQFAQKITQEVQFFTEEILEELQTETAENRYIKLLNHQPELLQRIPLKHLASFLGIAPQSLSRIRKKVMAGHRS, encoded by the coding sequence ATGAAAAAAACAAGAGATGTACACCTTAAACAGTTCGTGAAAAATTACCTAGCCATACCCGATACTGATTGGCATCTAATTGCCGACTGCTTTCGGCAACAACAAGTGAAACGCGGAGAGGTAATCTTAGAATCAGGTGACGTTTGTCGTCATCTGTATTTTTTAGAAAGTGGTTTGTTACGATACTTTATTGTCAAAGATGGTGAAGAGAAAAACAAATTCTTTACCGTAGCCCCCTACTTCTTTACTTCGCAATACAGTTTTAACAACCAAGCTCCTGCGCGCGAGACTATCCAAGCTATTGAAGATTCTGTGATTTGGGAAACTACTTACCGAGAAAACCAACGGTTGCTTCAATTGACCTCTTGGAATCAGTTTGCCCAGAAAATTACTCAGGAAGTGCAGTTTTTTACTGAGGAAATCCTGGAAGAGCTACAGACCGAAACAGCTGAGAATCGCTATATAAAACTGCTAAACCATCAGCCGGAACTGCTGCAAAGAATTCCTTTGAAACATCTGGCTTCTTTTCTGGGAATTGCCCCTCAATCGTTGAGTAGAATCAGAAAAAAAGTGATGGCTGGCCACCGAAGTTAA